Sequence from the Gloeocapsa sp. DLM2.Bin57 genome:
TCATCAAAGACTGATGATTAGATAAATTGGGGGCTTGTGTCTGCTCCGATAACTGTTTTAATAAGTTCCCCTTCTGCATTGGTTTTAATAACAAATCGCCTAATCTAATTATAGCCCTGTACGGCTCTATTAAGCTTTAAAATTAGCCCGACAGCAATTCTCTTCTCTAGAGTACTTTTTGAAGTGAGAAAAGTGGGATATAATAGAGGTTGTTCAATAAATAAGCGCTTTTTATCAATGGCACGACCTGGGGGAAATCCTGATTTTGGAACAAAATATAAAGCTAATTACGGACGCTTGTATCCTTTATCAGAACAGGTGAAAGCTCAGGTTTATCCCGATGTCAAAGAAAAGTTAAAAAAATTGGCAGAAGAAAAAAACTGCACCGTCCCCGATTTGGTCAGAATGGCGATCGATTCTTTCCTTTCAAAAGAAGAAGCCGTTTAGATTGTTTTTTGTATTAAAATTGTGTATTGTTAATACAACATTACTAAATTAAAAAATTATCACTGTTAATAGGTTATTTTGCCTTCATACCCCATCGTAAGCGTTCGCGTAGCGCTGTCAGAAGGGCAGATCGCTTAAAGATAAAGCTTATTAACATTTAACATACTCAAAGTAGATATCAGTGATAGGGAAGAGTTTACAGAGTTCTTTAACCACTCTTAATTCTAGTTGTCTGTTAGCTCTAATCGATGGTGGTAATTTACCTTGTTTGCGGTTGTTAAATCGTTTTTGACGATGTGCTCTCAGTTCAAAGGGTAATTTACGGTTAATCCGTCTTCCTCTTCTACTTCGACGCATCATGCGACGGTCTTCCATTCGCTTTTTTACTGTTTTAAATGGTAGTTCTAAATGACCCATCCACAGAGAATATTTCGATGACTGAACACCTATCCCTGAGAAGAGTTTTCCAGGGTCAATACCTACGGCTATTGGTTGAGTTTTGTTTCCCGAAGGTTCAACGATTAATTGAACATAGAACTGATTTAAAGTGAATTAATAACTCCAACTTACTCGGAAAGTTGACTGGAAATTTTTCCTTTTCCCTCTTCCCTTTTTTGACATAAATTCTAGTAGAATTAGTATCAAAGAAGGTAAAGTTCGTTCCTAATATGTGTAACTACTGTAATAATTGTAGTAATCATCAGGGTCTATATCATAAGGTAGCTCTGATATTTCTGCACCTTCTCTAAGAGCTTCTTGCTGTCTGCGATTCTGTTGACTGATTGATTCTTTGTTGCTGCTTTTGTCAAGAAATTCTGAGTAAGTTTGACCACCACCTATCTCTTTAAACTTTTCCTCCATTTTTTCAAATTCCTCAACTTCTTTTATTTTTTGCATTTCCATGTGCAAGGTTTTAAAGAAATCACAACCACGAGCTATTAATCTATTTCGATAAGATTCTTTCATAGTTCCATCGGGATTGTAATTTTCTCTAGTTACAATATCCCAGTAGTCATAAGCTTTAGCCATTACCAATAATCCTTATCAAGTAACAATGAAGTTTTTGTTATGAGTTTAGAAATCAAGCATTTTGATTGCCGTCTCAATCAATGGATACATATTGATGGTAACCTCAATAATCCTGAATCAATTCTAACAGAAAAACTAGATAATACTCTTCTTGAGGCTTATTTTCCTCAAAAAAGTTTTAGTTTTGGACATATAGATGAACGTTGCACAGCATCAGATTTAAAAAATCATCCTTCAGGTCAAGTTTTGCTTTTTAGCTCTAAAACGAGATTGTTATATGGAGATGTAGATTGTTTGGAGACGATAGAAAAATTATGTCCTGATAGAAAAGATAGAGGAGCTTATGGCTCTATTTTTTTAGGAAGTTGTAAGAATGCTCTTGAAATCAAGACAAACATATTAATTGTAGATGATACAACAGGCGAGAATGGGGGAATACTTCCCTTAGAGGTTGCTTGGAGACAGGTAGGGGATTGCCACGGTAAAATAGCTCCTCAATTGGCTAAAAAATTGACGGGAACTTCTAATAAAGTAATTCAATATAGGATGGGTATAAAAGATGATTTTCGCTTTGCTAAAGGGACTTTTGCTCCCAAATATTTGAGAAATTTAGATTATTTATCTAGGACTATTCCTGACATTGATATCATTGTTCCTATTAGCAGTTTTAAGGGGGGAGATAAGAAAAATAATCCTCTCAAACCAGGTTTATATTCTGTCAATCTCTGGTTAGGGGAAAAAGAACTTTCGGCTAGAGGTAAAATAGCTCTTTCTCAACTTCATGCTTCATTTCCTAATGGTGTCAAAGATTTTATGGAAGATCTTAGCGACCAAGCCGAAAAACTTGCCGAAATTCAGAATGATGTTCGTGCTTTAGCTCAATATTATTGTGAAAGATATGAACTGCGTATGGCAACTCTAGTTGACACAAGAGAAACTGAGACAGAAGATACTCAAGAAGAAGAAATTGACAATGAAGATAAGAGCGAGAGTTTAATATATAGATTAATTAAGGCTGATTTGAGCAGCGGTCATTGTCAGTTGTTAGAAACTCCCAAAATAATTGCTGAATTACAAAGATTTTTACAAAGAGAGTGGTTAGAAATAGCGCTCGGAAAAACTATTAATTTTGATAGAGGGATGATTATACCTTCTAAGGATTTAAAGCATGGTGAGATTTGTGTTCCTTGGATTGCTGAAGGGAAAGAAGTTCTTAATTTCCGCTCGCCTTTTCTCAACTCTAATGGAATGTGTGTTTCTGTCAACAGATTGGTTGAGGATTCTAGAGCGCCTAATGGGAATTTTTTTGAAGGTGTAATTGTTGTCAATGATGAGGATAAAGCCCGCATTGAAGCAAGGATTGAGGATCTTGTAGCAGCAGGTTTATCTCCAACCGAAGAGATACCCCTAGAGACAGAATCAGAAAGACAAGGACGTGATTATGATGGAGATTGTCTTGGAGTAGTTGAAGCTCTTCAATTTCCCTATTTTACTGAAGAAGCTAAAATACGTAATTTGCCTGAAAATGCTTATGCTCCAGTTAAAAAGGAGGAAAAGGTTTCTTTCTATAGACAGGATGGAAGTCAACCGGAATTTGAGGAGATTGCCATTTTTATGTCTGATAGTATTAGCGTGGGAGTCATTAAC
This genomic interval carries:
- a CDS encoding CopG family transcriptional regulator encodes the protein MARPGGNPDFGTKYKANYGRLYPLSEQVKAQVYPDVKEKLKKLAEEKNCTVPDLVRMAIDSFLSKEEAV
- a CDS encoding phosphoribosyl-ATP pyrophosphatase; the protein is MAKAYDYWDIVTRENYNPDGTMKESYRNRLIARGCDFFKTLHMEMQKIKEVEEFEKMEEKFKEIGGGQTYSEFLDKSSNKESISQQNRRQQEALREGAEISELPYDIDPDDYYNYYSSYTY